The proteins below come from a single Thalassomonas actiniarum genomic window:
- a CDS encoding sulfotransferase domain-containing protein gives MLADKKSLPSDRSLKKFFRAFELSTEYRERKYFGKSLFHKPSQLILGFIEYQFLSYYFARVPGWRLFLRRLYSKDRIAPNYVVIGPMKNGSSDLVTHLQMHPNVMHPLAKEIASRNVEQVKLHYPTIKEKQRLEEQSQHPVRCGYLKPELNNMGLMDHLYELNPQSKIIITLRDPVSRAYTHWKWEVFLGGEFLRSDPHFETFEQYAERALDLFPSLPMKTACGFPPLQTGIYYQAVEKWINRFGRENVLILDSAEYFLNRQPTLERVQEFLELPIVDIPEYGDKANENPIKLPPANQKTKSMLAEFYKPYNQKLFDLLGQEFDWQ, from the coding sequence ATGCTGGCAGATAAAAAAAGTTTACCAAGTGATAGAAGCTTGAAAAAGTTTTTCAGGGCATTTGAGCTTTCTACAGAATATAGAGAGCGTAAATATTTCGGCAAGTCGCTATTTCATAAGCCATCACAGTTGATACTGGGGTTTATAGAATATCAGTTTCTTAGTTATTATTTTGCTAGGGTTCCCGGTTGGCGTTTGTTTTTACGACGCCTTTACTCAAAAGATCGCATTGCGCCAAATTATGTGGTTATTGGCCCCATGAAAAATGGTTCAAGTGATCTGGTAACACACCTGCAAATGCATCCAAATGTCATGCACCCCTTGGCTAAGGAAATTGCTAGCAGGAATGTTGAGCAAGTAAAATTGCATTATCCAACAATAAAGGAAAAACAGCGTCTAGAGGAACAAAGCCAACATCCTGTCAGATGTGGCTACCTCAAGCCTGAATTAAACAACATGGGGTTGATGGATCATCTTTATGAATTAAATCCTCAATCTAAAATCATCATCACATTAAGAGATCCGGTCTCCAGAGCCTATACACATTGGAAATGGGAGGTTTTTCTAGGAGGCGAGTTCTTAAGGAGTGATCCTCATTTTGAGACTTTTGAGCAGTATGCTGAGCGTGCGCTTGATTTGTTTCCTAGCCTGCCGATGAAAACAGCCTGTGGGTTTCCTCCGTTGCAAACCGGAATTTACTACCAGGCAGTGGAGAAATGGATAAACCGTTTTGGCAGGGAAAATGTCTTAATTTTAGATTCGGCTGAGTACTTTTTAAACAGGCAACCGACCCTTGAAAGGGTTCAGGAATTCCTGGAACTGCCCATTGTTGATATTCCTGAATATGGTGATAAAGCCAATGAAAACCCGATAAAGCTTCCGCCGGCAAACCAAAAAACAAAATCAATGCTTGCTGAGTTTTACAAACCCTACAACCAAAAACTATTTGACTTATTAGGTCAAGAGTTTGATTGGCAATAA
- a CDS encoding cyclic peptide export ABC transporter translates to MKENNENSPTGLFKLLPATAPNKVFLAILLGSLAGIAYAIVVPLVLLSLQPSLSRLMQPEFESSYWLLGTFEISSPTQAFFYFSIVLLILLCRVISETMVAQTSIDATVGLRKKLYKRISQLPIQSLEQIGQSRILTALNNDIGRVTEGAAVLPNILVAASTLVGMLAFLMYLKLEVFLFIIGIIVFGVVTYRIPLFFGQKHLVKARNSFDGIQEGIRGLIYGAKELKLNQQKKHAYLTENLHAYEENFAAAQKRGRFFLSVGLNYGTLISFFAIGIVTYIMANYYTLSQANLMGVVMVLLYITGPMSALINLMNGVIMARVAAKKLDHLLNEMPIEASGDIADPVDCQQLRVEGLEYIYPALNSADSAFHLGPVDLTLKRGEVTFLVGGNGSGKTTLSKLLSLHYIPGKGQISFDDQAINDNNREACRQSVSAIYSDFYLFTKLHGLSSENIDQRAMQYIKDLGLEGKVTIKNGQFSSTDLSDGQKKRLALLVTYLEDRSIYVFDEWAADQDPGFKEIFYHRILPELKLLNKMVIVITHDDRYFYLADKLVKMENGKVAEEINKDNLAIAALKPELQMKGFENVSDEKERLEADNAGR, encoded by the coding sequence ATGAAAGAAAATAATGAAAACTCACCTACAGGATTGTTCAAGCTTTTACCTGCGACTGCGCCTAATAAAGTATTTTTAGCTATCTTGCTAGGCTCTTTGGCGGGGATAGCGTATGCCATTGTTGTGCCTTTAGTTTTACTGTCCTTGCAGCCTTCGTTAAGTCGACTTATGCAGCCTGAATTTGAATCATCTTATTGGTTACTGGGAACATTTGAAATATCGTCCCCTACTCAGGCGTTTTTCTACTTTTCCATTGTGCTGTTAATTCTGCTATGTAGGGTGATATCCGAAACTATGGTTGCACAAACCTCGATAGATGCAACGGTAGGATTAAGAAAGAAGCTGTATAAAAGAATTTCCCAGCTACCTATTCAAAGTTTAGAGCAGATTGGCCAGTCACGTATATTGACCGCATTGAATAACGATATTGGACGAGTGACTGAAGGTGCGGCGGTGCTGCCAAATATTTTGGTTGCTGCAAGTACATTGGTCGGCATGCTTGCCTTCCTAATGTATTTAAAGCTCGAAGTCTTCTTATTCATCATAGGCATTATTGTATTTGGTGTAGTGACTTATCGTATCCCACTGTTTTTTGGTCAGAAACATTTAGTCAAAGCCCGTAATAGTTTCGATGGCATACAGGAAGGAATTAGGGGGCTCATATACGGCGCCAAAGAGTTAAAGTTAAATCAACAAAAAAAGCATGCATATTTGACCGAAAACCTTCATGCATATGAAGAAAACTTCGCAGCGGCTCAAAAGCGCGGTCGGTTTTTCTTAAGTGTTGGTTTGAATTACGGGACGCTGATTAGCTTCTTTGCTATTGGGATAGTGACCTACATAATGGCCAATTATTATACCTTGTCTCAGGCGAACTTGATGGGGGTGGTAATGGTACTGCTTTACATTACCGGCCCTATGTCAGCGCTCATCAATTTAATGAACGGCGTCATAATGGCCCGTGTTGCTGCAAAAAAATTAGATCATTTGCTCAATGAGATGCCTATAGAAGCTTCGGGAGATATCGCTGACCCCGTTGATTGTCAGCAGTTGCGAGTTGAAGGCTTAGAGTATATTTACCCTGCTTTAAACAGTGCAGACTCAGCATTTCACCTGGGTCCTGTTGATTTGACACTTAAGCGTGGCGAAGTCACTTTTTTAGTTGGGGGAAATGGTTCCGGAAAAACGACATTATCAAAATTGCTATCGCTTCACTATATTCCCGGTAAAGGCCAGATTAGCTTTGATGATCAAGCTATCAATGATAATAATCGCGAAGCCTGCCGTCAAAGTGTGTCGGCAATTTACTCTGACTTTTACCTTTTTACTAAGTTACATGGTTTGTCGTCAGAGAATATTGACCAACGTGCTATGCAATACATAAAAGATCTGGGGCTAGAAGGAAAGGTGACGATTAAGAACGGTCAATTTTCTAGCACAGACTTGTCTGATGGACAAAAAAAACGTTTAGCCTTACTGGTTACTTACCTTGAAGATCGTTCAATCTATGTCTTTGACGAATGGGCTGCGGATCAGGATCCCGGCTTTAAAGAAATTTTCTATCATCGGATTTTGCCCGAGTTAAAACTGCTTAACAAGATGGTCATAGTGATCACTCATGATGATCGATATTTTTATCTTGCCGACAAGTTAGTGAAAATGGAAAACGGCAAGGTTGCAGAAGAAATAAATAAAGACAACTTAGCAATAGCGGCATTGAAGCCCGAGCTGCAAATGAAGGGTTTTGAAAACGTTAGCGATGAGAAGGAAAGGTTGGAGGCAGATAATGCTGGCAGATAA
- a CDS encoding MBL fold metallo-hydrolase has protein sequence MQKELLYLKPDVYFEPLLNHWYAWPYLIPPVTFARHTVNTHRRIMQSFVKNYKLHIIASKESVLTGGEFLNCTEEQVDDIKALIAELDERCGDLIELSDAVKHLDDLLYEHTSGESIEYLYAKVPDPLKGCVELFLDMEHRPSYRIIEPLMYRSSYYKPSLQSLSFGLLSKVGERPFVLSTPRLPDENHLQINAEFNAAIVDAIFQAREKPLSSEQVDELFKDYQSIGGVSYRELFTSEKPAINHVPVEEGVRLNYTGHAGFLIETKDVSILVDPIIASRETNDDDTMIGYSELPETIDYILLTHTHMDHANIETLLQLRYKTKKVVVPKNNGGSLADPSLRLMLQQLNFDVMEVDDLEEIVIPDGRIVSLPFLGEHGDLNIRSKAAWYIEAYGKKCFFGADSSNPDRNLYEQLGKIFTDLDVLAIGMECVGAPYTWAYGALHTKKVPKAIKNSRRLDGSDCEQALPMVKAFNAKQVCVYAIGLETCFKYFNGLEHEEDSKQVQESTKFLEACKEIDVPAEMLFCKKSIHLK, from the coding sequence ATGCAGAAAGAGTTACTATACCTAAAACCAGACGTTTATTTTGAGCCATTATTAAACCACTGGTACGCATGGCCCTATCTTATCCCCCCGGTTACTTTTGCACGACACACAGTGAATACCCATCGTCGGATCATGCAATCTTTCGTTAAGAACTATAAATTGCACATCATAGCGTCAAAAGAGTCAGTATTAACCGGTGGTGAGTTCTTAAATTGTACAGAAGAGCAGGTTGATGATATCAAGGCGCTGATAGCCGAGCTGGATGAAAGGTGCGGTGATCTCATTGAGTTATCAGATGCTGTTAAGCATTTAGATGATCTGCTATATGAGCACACCAGCGGTGAAAGTATTGAATATCTTTATGCCAAAGTTCCAGACCCTTTAAAAGGGTGTGTAGAACTGTTTTTGGATATGGAGCATCGTCCTTCTTATCGCATTATTGAGCCTTTGATGTATAGAAGCTCCTATTATAAGCCTTCGCTGCAAAGCCTGTCCTTTGGCTTGCTTTCTAAAGTCGGTGAACGTCCATTTGTCTTAAGCACCCCACGCTTGCCTGATGAAAATCATTTACAAATCAATGCAGAGTTTAATGCAGCCATTGTTGATGCCATTTTCCAGGCCAGAGAAAAACCTTTATCTTCTGAGCAGGTAGATGAGTTGTTTAAAGATTATCAGTCAATTGGTGGCGTGTCTTATCGCGAGTTGTTTACCAGCGAAAAGCCAGCAATCAACCACGTCCCTGTAGAAGAAGGCGTAAGATTAAACTATACGGGACACGCAGGCTTTCTGATCGAAACCAAAGATGTTTCCATATTGGTTGATCCCATCATTGCTTCTAGAGAGACCAATGATGACGACACTATGATCGGCTACAGCGAGTTGCCAGAAACCATAGACTATATTCTCCTGACGCATACCCATATGGATCATGCCAACATAGAGACACTGCTGCAGTTACGCTATAAAACGAAAAAAGTCGTTGTGCCGAAAAATAATGGTGGCAGCCTTGCTGACCCGTCGTTACGACTGATGTTACAGCAGTTGAACTTTGATGTGATGGAGGTGGACGACTTAGAAGAGATTGTTATCCCTGATGGCCGCATCGTTAGTTTACCTTTCCTTGGCGAACACGGAGACTTAAATATTCGCTCAAAAGCTGCCTGGTACATTGAAGCTTATGGTAAGAAGTGCTTTTTTGGTGCTGACTCCTCCAACCCAGACCGTAACTTGTATGAGCAACTTGGCAAAATATTCACTGACCTGGATGTGTTGGCTATCGGTATGGAGTGTGTCGGTGCGCCTTATACTTGGGCTTACGGCGCCTTGCATACCAAAAAAGTCCCCAAAGCGATTAAGAACTCAAGGCGTTTAGATGGCTCAGACTGCGAGCAGGCACTCCCCATGGTCAAGGCGTTTAATGCCAAGCAAGTCTGTGTTTACGCCATAGGGTTAGAAACCTGTTTTAAATACTTTAATGGTCTTGAGCACGAAGAAGATTCAAAACAGGTGCAAGAGTCGACTAAATTCCTTGAAGCTTGTAAAGAAATCGATGTTCCGGCAGAAATGTTATTTTGCAAAAAAAGCATCCACCTCAAGTAA